The proteins below come from a single Panicum hallii strain FIL2 chromosome 7, PHallii_v3.1, whole genome shotgun sequence genomic window:
- the LOC112900439 gene encoding cinnamyl alcohol dehydrogenase 7-like has product MAPTEAEQHPRKALALALAAHDASGRVTPIRISRRETGDDDVAIQVLYCGICHSDLHTVKNEWRTAMYPVVPGHEIAGLVTEVGKNVHKFNVGDRVGVGCMANTCQSCESCEAGLENYCSKIVFTYNSRDRDGTVTCGGYSDMVVVNQHFVIRFPDGMPLDKGAPLLCAGITVYTPMKYHGLNEPGKRIGVIGLGGLGHVAVKFAKAFGMRVTVISTSPEKREEAMEKLGADAFVVSSDAGQMKAAKGTMHGIINTASASMSMYPYLALLKPQGKMILLGLPEKPLQISAFSLVAGGKTLAGSCMGSIRDTQEMMDFAAKHELTTDIEVVGAEDVNDALERLAKGDVRYRFVIDVGNTLVAA; this is encoded by the exons ATGGCACCGACGGAGGCGGAGCAGCACCCGCGGAAGGCGCTGGCGCTGGCGCTCGCGGCGCACGACGCCTCCGGCCGCGTCACCCCCATCCGGATCTCACGAAG GGAAACTGGAGATGACGATGTCGCTATACAGGTACTGTACTGCGGGATATGCCACTCTGACCTGCACACTGTTAAGAATGAGTGGAGGACCGCCATGTACCCTGTTGTCCCTGG GCATGAGATCGCCGGGCTAGTCACCGAGGTTGGCAAGAACGTGCACAAGTTCAACGTCGGCGACAGGGTCGGCGTCGGGTGCATGGCCAACACCTGCCAGTCCTGCGAGAGCTGCGAGGCAGGGCTCGAGAACTACTGCTCCAAGATCGTCTTCACCTACAACTCCCGTGACCGGGACGGCACCGTCACCTGCGGCGGCTACTCCGACATGGTCGTCGTGAACCAGCACTTCGTCATCCGGTTCCCTGACGGCATGCCCCTCGACAAGGGCGCGCCCCTGCTCTGCGCTGGGATAACTGTGTACACCCCCATGAAGTACCACGGGCTGAACGAGCCGGGCAAGCGCATCGGCGTGATCGGCCTCGGCgggcttgggcatgtcgccgtgAAGTTCGCGAAGGCGTTCGGGATGAGGGTGACCGTGATCAGCACGTCCCCGGAGAAGAGGGAGGAGGCCATGGAGAAGCTCGGCGCGGATGCCTTCGTTGTCAGCAGCGATGCTGGTCAGATGAAG GCTGCGAAGGGCACAATGCATGGCATTATAAACACGGCCTCTGCAAGCATGTCCATGTACCCGTACCTCGCTCTCCTCAAGCCCCAGGGCAAGATGATCTTGCTTGGCCTGCCTGAGAAGCCCCTGCAGATCTCTGCCTTCTCCTTGGTTGCTG GCGGCAAGACTCTGGCCGGGAGCTGCATGGGGAGCATCAGGGACACTCAGGAGATGATGGACTTCGCCGCTAAACACGAGTTGACGACGGATATCGAGGTGGTCGGCGCCGAGGACGTGAACGATGCACTGGAGCGCCTCGCCAAGGGCGACGTCAGGTACCGCTTCGTCATCGACGTCGGCAACACCCTTGTGGCGGCGTGA